The Calditerrivibrio nitroreducens DSM 19672 genome window below encodes:
- the rplD gene encoding 50S ribosomal protein L4, whose protein sequence is MALVDVLNTKNEKVGQVEISDNIMTYPVKPWLIHEVVKMQLACRRAGTHATLNRALIEGGGRKPWKQKGTGRARAGSIRSPLWRGGAVIFGPQPRDYSYSMPKKKVKNALRSAVKAKFDDAAVKIVDNFVVESGKTKDAQKLLDAMGLSKRVLIVYSEIDDKTFMAFRNLPKVDFLNVKGLNVYDVVNADNIIIVKDALSYIMEVLD, encoded by the coding sequence ATGGCTTTGGTTGATGTATTGAACACAAAAAATGAGAAAGTGGGGCAGGTTGAGATCTCTGACAATATTATGACCTACCCAGTCAAACCATGGTTGATACATGAGGTAGTTAAAATGCAACTGGCTTGTAGAAGGGCAGGAACCCACGCCACTTTAAATAGAGCACTTATAGAAGGTGGTGGTAGAAAACCATGGAAACAAAAGGGTACAGGTAGAGCAAGGGCTGGATCTATTAGATCTCCGCTTTGGAGAGGTGGTGCAGTTATTTTTGGACCACAACCAAGAGATTATTCATATAGCATGCCTAAAAAGAAGGTGAAGAATGCTCTTAGGTCTGCAGTGAAAGCAAAATTTGATGATGCTGCAGTTAAGATTGTAGATAATTTTGTGGTGGAAAGTGGAAAGACGAAAGATGCCCAAAAGCTGTTAGATGCAATGGGATTATCAAAGAGGGTGCTAATCGTTTACAGTGAAATAGACGATAAGACCTTTATGGCATTCAGAAATTTACCAAAAGTGGATTTCTTAAATGTTAAAGGGTTAAATGTTTACGATGTTGTTAATGCTGACAATATCATAATCGTTAAAGATGCCCTCTCATACATTATGGAGGTACTTGACTAA
- the rplC gene encoding 50S ribosomal protein L3 produces the protein MLKALIGRKIGMTQIFTSEGNVIPVTVVQAGPCQVVQKKTTEKDGYNALQLGFDKILKENKINKPMGGHFKKHGVDAHKTLKEFKVENPDEYQVGQEINVSVFAEGDIVDVQGVSIGKGFQGVIKRHGFAGGPAAHGSDFHRAPGSIGMREWPGETLKGKKLPGRMGGKTVTVQKLEVVKVLPDKNLLLIKGAIPGHDNSIVFIKETTKKKK, from the coding sequence ATGTTAAAAGCGTTGATAGGTAGAAAAATTGGGATGACGCAAATTTTTACCTCAGAAGGTAATGTTATACCTGTAACTGTTGTTCAGGCTGGACCTTGCCAGGTAGTTCAAAAGAAAACTACCGAAAAAGATGGATACAATGCCCTTCAGCTTGGATTTGATAAGATATTGAAAGAAAACAAGATTAACAAACCAATGGGTGGCCATTTCAAGAAACATGGTGTTGATGCCCACAAAACTTTGAAAGAGTTTAAGGTTGAAAATCCTGATGAATATCAAGTTGGTCAGGAGATTAACGTTTCTGTTTTCGCTGAAGGGGATATTGTGGATGTCCAAGGGGTTAGTATAGGTAAAGGTTTTCAGGGTGTTATAAAAAGGCACGGTTTTGCAGGTGGACCGGCTGCGCATGGTTCTGATTTCCATAGAGCACCAGGTTCTATAGGTATGAGGGAGTGGCCGGGTGAAACATTGAAAGGTAAAAAACTTCCGGGAAGAATGGGTGGCAAGACTGTCACAGTACAAAAATTGGAAGTGGTAAAAGTGTTGCCAGATAAAAACTTATTGTTGATAAAAGGTGCTATACCTGGACATGATAACAGTATTGTTTTTATAAAAGAGACTACGAAGAAGAAAAAATAA
- the rpsJ gene encoding 30S ribosomal protein S10, with translation MTGQKIRIKLKSFDHKILDKSVKDIVRTAKMTGARVVGPVPLPTKIEKYSVLRSPHVNKTSFEQFEIRTHKRLVDIYEHNPQTIDALMKLELSAGVDVEIKL, from the coding sequence ATGACAGGACAAAAAATAAGAATAAAGCTAAAAAGCTTTGATCATAAAATATTGGATAAATCTGTGAAAGATATAGTAAGGACTGCGAAGATGACAGGGGCTAGAGTAGTTGGCCCCGTTCCTCTTCCAACAAAGATAGAAAAATACTCTGTCCTTAGGTCGCCACACGTGAATAAGACATCTTTTGAGCAGTTTGAAATAAGAACACACAAAAGGTTAGTTGATATTTATGAGCATAACCCCCAGACAATAGATGCCTTGATGAAGTTAGAGCTTTCTGCTGGGGTAGATGTAGAGATAAAATTATAA
- the tuf gene encoding elongation factor Tu, whose protein sequence is MGKQKFERKKPHVNVGTIGHVDHGKTTLTAAITRVLSTKGLADFVDYSNIDKAPEERERGITIATAHVEYESQTRHYAHVDCPGHADYVKNMITGAAQMDGAILVVSAADGPMPQTREHILLARQVGVPYIVVFMNKVDMVDDPELLELVELEVRDLLSSYEFPGDEIPVIKGSALKALENPEDPKWNQAIFDLVDALDKYVPLPQRDIDKPFLMPIEDVFSISGRGTVVTGRVERGKVKVGDEVEIVGIRPTIKTVVTGVEMFRKVLDEGVAGDNIGVLLRGTKKDEVERGQVLAAPKTITPHRKFKCEAYILTKEEGGRHTPFFSGYRPQFYFRTTDVTGIVVLPEGVEMVMPGDNISATVELIQPIAMEQGLRFAIREGGRTVGAGVVTEIIE, encoded by the coding sequence ATGGGAAAACAGAAGTTCGAGAGGAAGAAACCTCACGTTAACGTAGGTACGATAGGTCACGTGGACCATGGTAAGACTACTTTGACAGCTGCTATTACCAGAGTTTTGTCGACTAAGGGTTTGGCAGATTTTGTGGATTATTCCAACATTGACAAGGCTCCAGAAGAGAGGGAGCGTGGTATTACGATAGCCACAGCACACGTTGAGTATGAGAGCCAGACAAGGCACTATGCACATGTGGACTGTCCTGGTCACGCAGACTATGTAAAGAACATGATCACAGGTGCAGCACAGATGGATGGGGCTATACTTGTTGTAAGTGCTGCAGATGGTCCTATGCCCCAGACGAGGGAGCATATACTTTTGGCGAGACAGGTTGGTGTTCCATACATAGTAGTGTTTATGAACAAGGTGGATATGGTGGATGACCCAGAGTTGTTGGAGCTTGTGGAGTTGGAGGTTAGAGATCTTCTTAGCTCATATGAGTTTCCAGGGGATGAGATACCAGTGATCAAGGGTAGTGCTCTTAAAGCTCTTGAGAATCCAGAGGATCCTAAGTGGAATCAGGCTATATTTGACCTTGTGGATGCATTGGACAAGTATGTACCATTGCCACAGAGGGATATAGATAAGCCATTCTTGATGCCGATAGAGGACGTATTTAGTATATCAGGAAGGGGAACAGTTGTAACAGGTAGAGTTGAGCGTGGTAAGGTTAAGGTAGGAGATGAGGTGGAGATAGTAGGTATTAGGCCTACGATTAAGACAGTGGTAACTGGGGTTGAGATGTTCCGTAAGGTGTTGGACGAAGGTGTTGCTGGGGATAATATAGGTGTATTGTTGAGGGGAACTAAGAAGGATGAAGTGGAGCGTGGACAGGTATTGGCTGCACCTAAGACTATAACACCACATAGGAAGTTTAAGTGTGAGGCGTATATATTGACTAAGGAAGAAGGTGGAAGACACACTCCATTTTTTAGTGGATACAGGCCACAGTTTTACTTTAGGACAACAGACGTAACGGGGATAGTGGTATTGCCTGAGGGAGTAGAGATGGTAATGCCAGGAGACAACATAAGTGCCACAGTGGAGCTTATACAGCCGATAGCTATGGAGCAGGGATTGAGATTTGCGATCAGGGAAGGTGGTAGGACAGTTGGTGCTGGTGTTGTTACAGAGATTATTGAGTAA
- the fusA gene encoding elongation factor G, with protein MPRQYPLEKQRNIGIMAHIDAGKTTTTERILYYTGVNYKIGEVHEGTATMDWMEQERERGITITSATTQCFWNGYRINIIDTPGHVDFTIEVERSLKVLDGACAVFCAVGGVEPQSETVWRQADKYRVPRIAFVNKMDRVGADFYNVVKMMVDRLGAKPLPIQIPIGAEDKFVGVIDLVKMKAVVWEGDQLGAKYEYREIPAEYLEKAEEYRTQMIERVCEIDDDLMNKYFEGEEITEDEIKAAIRKGTIEIQFTPVICGTAFKNKGVQLLLDAVVDYLPSPLDIPPVKGKDLDGNDVVRHTSDDEPFAALAFKIMTDPYMGQLTYFRVYSGWLEAGSYVLNSTKGKKERIGRLLKMHANKREEIKEIYAGDICATVGLKYTITGDTLCDENKPVILESMEFPEPVISVAIEPKTKADQDKLSMALNKLAQEDPSFRVKVDEETGQTIISGMGELHLEIIVDRLMREFKVEANVGNPQVAYRETIRKKSTYESKYIKQSGGRGQYGHVVLEVEPQEPGAGFKFINKIVGGVIPKEYIPAVEKGIVEAMDTGVLAGYPVVDVAVTLLDGSYHEVDSSEMAFKIAASIGFKEACKKASPVLLEPIMKVEVVVPDEYMGDVMGDLNSRRGRIEGMEARGNAQVIRCNVPLKEMFGYATSLRSLTQGRATYTMIFDHYEEVPQNISDEIIKSKV; from the coding sequence GTGCCTAGACAGTACCCTTTGGAAAAGCAGAGAAATATTGGAATTATGGCTCATATCGATGCTGGTAAGACTACAACTACCGAAAGAATTTTGTATTATACAGGTGTGAATTACAAGATTGGTGAGGTTCATGAAGGAACAGCCACAATGGACTGGATGGAGCAGGAGAGGGAAAGAGGAATCACCATTACCTCCGCCACAACCCAGTGTTTCTGGAACGGTTATAGGATAAATATCATTGATACTCCTGGTCACGTAGATTTTACCATTGAGGTGGAAAGGTCCCTTAAAGTTCTTGATGGTGCTTGCGCCGTTTTCTGTGCGGTTGGTGGGGTTGAGCCTCAGTCTGAGACGGTATGGAGACAGGCGGATAAATACAGAGTCCCAAGGATTGCTTTTGTTAACAAAATGGATAGAGTTGGTGCTGATTTTTATAACGTGGTCAAAATGATGGTGGATAGATTAGGTGCTAAACCTCTGCCGATTCAGATTCCTATCGGTGCTGAAGATAAGTTTGTTGGTGTTATAGATCTCGTTAAGATGAAAGCGGTAGTTTGGGAAGGGGATCAGTTGGGGGCTAAATATGAATACAGAGAAATCCCAGCCGAATATCTTGAAAAGGCAGAAGAGTATCGTACCCAGATGATAGAAAGGGTTTGTGAAATAGATGATGATTTGATGAATAAGTATTTCGAAGGTGAAGAGATTACGGAAGATGAGATTAAAGCGGCCATTAGAAAGGGGACAATTGAGATCCAATTTACCCCTGTGATATGCGGTACAGCCTTTAAAAATAAAGGGGTGCAGCTGCTTCTTGATGCCGTAGTTGATTACCTTCCTTCTCCACTTGATATACCACCAGTAAAAGGTAAAGATCTTGATGGTAATGATGTTGTAAGGCATACAAGCGATGATGAACCATTTGCTGCCCTTGCATTCAAAATTATGACAGATCCTTACATGGGCCAGCTCACATATTTTAGGGTTTATTCTGGATGGTTGGAAGCTGGTAGTTATGTTCTTAATTCCACCAAAGGTAAAAAGGAAAGGATTGGGCGTTTGCTTAAAATGCATGCCAACAAGAGGGAAGAGATTAAAGAGATTTATGCAGGTGATATTTGTGCAACTGTTGGTTTGAAATATACTATTACCGGTGACACACTTTGTGATGAGAATAAACCAGTTATACTTGAGTCTATGGAGTTTCCGGAGCCTGTTATATCGGTGGCAATCGAGCCTAAAACAAAAGCAGATCAGGATAAACTTTCTATGGCCCTTAATAAGCTTGCCCAGGAAGACCCATCTTTTAGGGTAAAAGTGGATGAGGAGACAGGGCAAACGATAATTTCAGGTATGGGTGAGCTTCACCTTGAAATTATTGTCGATAGATTGATGAGGGAATTTAAAGTTGAGGCGAATGTTGGTAACCCACAGGTAGCATACAGAGAAACGATAAGGAAAAAATCTACATATGAGTCCAAGTACATCAAACAGAGTGGTGGTAGAGGACAGTATGGTCACGTAGTACTGGAAGTGGAGCCACAGGAGCCTGGTGCTGGATTTAAATTTATAAATAAGATTGTTGGTGGGGTTATTCCAAAAGAGTATATTCCTGCAGTTGAAAAGGGGATTGTGGAAGCTATGGATACAGGAGTTTTGGCAGGGTATCCGGTAGTTGATGTTGCTGTTACTCTTTTAGATGGCTCTTATCATGAGGTCGACTCTTCAGAGATGGCATTCAAAATAGCTGCTTCAATAGGTTTTAAAGAGGCATGTAAAAAGGCATCACCTGTTTTACTCGAGCCTATAATGAAGGTTGAAGTCGTTGTTCCTGACGAATATATGGGTGATGTAATGGGTGACTTAAACTCCAGAAGAGGAAGAATAGAAGGTATGGAAGCAAGGGGTAATGCACAGGTTATCCGTTGCAATGTTCCATTGAAAGAGATGTTTGGGTATGCCACCTCTCTTAGATCTCTTACTCAGGGTAGGGCTACCTACACTATGATATTCGACCATTATGAAGAGGTACCACAGAACATATCAGATGAAATTATAAAATCGAAGGTATAA
- the rpsG gene encoding 30S ribosomal protein S7, producing the protein MARRRVAKKREVLPDPVYGEVVVTKFINSLMYDGEKSVAEKIFYDAMEMIKAKTGEDGIAVFKKAMENVKPLLEVKSRRVGGANYQVPVEVRADRKQALAIRWIISAARNRKEKGMTERLASELMDAYANKGAAVKKREDTHKMAEANKAFAHFRW; encoded by the coding sequence ATGGCTAGAAGAAGAGTTGCTAAAAAAAGAGAAGTTTTACCAGATCCAGTTTATGGTGAAGTAGTTGTTACTAAATTTATCAATAGCCTTATGTACGATGGTGAAAAATCTGTTGCAGAAAAGATTTTTTATGATGCCATGGAGATGATCAAGGCTAAAACTGGCGAAGATGGAATCGCTGTATTTAAAAAGGCGATGGAAAATGTGAAACCACTTCTGGAAGTTAAATCAAGAAGAGTAGGTGGTGCAAACTATCAGGTTCCTGTGGAAGTTAGGGCTGATAGAAAACAAGCTCTTGCTATTAGATGGATTATCTCTGCCGCAAGGAATAGAAAAGAGAAAGGTATGACAGAGAGATTGGCCTCCGAGTTGATGGATGCTTATGCCAATAAAGGCGCTGCTGTTAAGAAAAGGGAAGATACCCATAAAATGGCAGAAGCAAATAAAGCTTTTGCTCATTTTAGATGGTAA
- the rpsL gene encoding 30S ribosomal protein S12, which translates to MPTLNQLVRHGREVILNRTKSPALKNNPQKRGVCVRVYTTTPKKPNSALRKVARVRLVNGIEVTAYIPGIGHNLQEHSVVLVRGGRVKDLPGVRYKIIRGTLDTAGVKNRNKSRSKYGVKKAKK; encoded by the coding sequence GTGCCAACTTTGAATCAGTTAGTAAGACACGGCAGAGAGGTGATTTTAAATAGAACTAAATCTCCTGCTTTGAAAAACAACCCCCAGAAGAGAGGGGTTTGTGTTAGGGTGTATACCACCACTCCAAAAAAACCTAACTCTGCTTTGAGAAAGGTTGCAAGGGTTAGATTGGTAAACGGGATTGAAGTAACAGCATATATTCCCGGCATTGGACATAACCTTCAGGAACACTCAGTTGTTCTGGTGAGAGGTGGTAGGGTTAAGGACTTACCTGGTGTAAGGTATAAGATCATTAGAGGTACTTTGGATACTGCAGGCGTAAAAAATAGAAATAAGAGCCGCTCAAAGTATGGCGTTAAAAAAGCTAAGAAGTGA
- a CDS encoding cytochrome c3 family protein, translating into MSNKKRAALSGLCAAILLGSILFINYDLNAGCAGDCFSCHEKLKKEDIHQPLGTCSGCHKTGEQKLSVINLPNPDGCGNNCFSCHKEWPKNGYHAALEKCNDCHKSEKMR; encoded by the coding sequence ATGTCTAACAAGAAAAGGGCAGCTTTATCTGGACTCTGTGCAGCAATACTTCTGGGATCTATTCTATTCATAAACTACGATTTAAATGCAGGATGTGCCGGAGATTGCTTTTCCTGTCACGAAAAACTTAAAAAAGAAGATATTCATCAGCCTCTTGGGACATGTTCAGGTTGCCATAAAACTGGAGAGCAGAAACTAAGTGTAATAAATCTTCCAAATCCTGATGGTTGTGGCAACAATTGTTTTTCTTGCCATAAAGAGTGGCCTAAAAATGGTTACCATGCAGCTCTGGAAAAGTGTAATGATTGTCATAAATCAGAAAAAATGCGTTAA
- the hemW gene encoding radical SAM family heme chaperone HemW — protein sequence MKDYGLYLHIPFCKSKCKYCGFYSTLHNEETEYAYINAILREIKTYKGLSIDTIYIGGGTPSTLKLQNMKVLLEALYENFVPNIKEFTVEINPESVTEDMLKLLKDYGVDRISLGIQSLFDNVLCLLGRVHSSFRARRAIELILNYGLELNCDIIYDIPTVNHDFTLKTLEILTDYPIKHISAYNYSFDTDFLSEYKDTDAETFFNDVVDFLYSRGFFQYEISNFARNGKGSKHNTKYWKMQDYIGFGISAHSMMNGENARMRWCNKGTVEEYIKEQYIIEKYEVPIAECFIEDVVFGIRMVDGVNIESLKSKYGGEVVEEFMKKIVFLKDENFICYERGCLCLTRKGQLYLDSVQQYFWDLFYS from the coding sequence ATGAAGGATTATGGGCTTTATCTTCATATTCCATTCTGCAAGTCTAAGTGTAAATATTGTGGATTTTATTCAACTTTACATAACGAAGAAACCGAATATGCCTATATAAATGCAATATTAAGGGAGATTAAAACTTATAAAGGCCTTAGCATTGATACTATCTATATCGGCGGTGGGACACCTTCCACGTTGAAACTGCAAAATATGAAAGTATTGCTTGAAGCTTTATATGAAAACTTTGTTCCAAATATAAAAGAATTCACTGTAGAGATAAATCCTGAAAGTGTTACGGAAGATATGTTGAAACTTCTAAAGGATTACGGCGTCGATAGAATAAGTCTTGGTATTCAGTCATTATTTGATAATGTCTTGTGTCTATTGGGAAGAGTTCACAGCTCTTTTCGGGCCAGGAGAGCTATAGAGCTGATTTTAAATTATGGATTAGAATTAAATTGTGATATTATCTATGATATACCAACTGTTAACCATGATTTTACATTAAAGACATTGGAAATATTAACAGATTATCCCATCAAACATATATCCGCTTACAATTACTCCTTTGATACAGATTTTTTGAGTGAATATAAAGATACCGATGCAGAGACATTTTTCAATGATGTTGTAGATTTTCTTTATTCCAGAGGTTTTTTTCAGTATGAAATTTCAAACTTTGCCAGAAATGGGAAGGGATCTAAACATAATACTAAATATTGGAAAATGCAGGACTATATAGGATTTGGTATTTCCGCCCACAGCATGATGAATGGTGAAAATGCCCGGATGAGGTGGTGCAATAAAGGAACTGTTGAAGAGTATATCAAAGAACAATATATTATAGAAAAATATGAGGTTCCAATCGCAGAATGTTTTATCGAAGATGTTGTATTTGGAATAAGGATGGTGGATGGAGTAAATATTGAAAGCTTAAAGAGTAAATATGGCGGTGAAGTAGTGGAAGAATTTATGAAAAAAATAGTATTTCTAAAAGATGAAAATTTTATATGTTATGAACGGGGGTGTTTATGTCTAACAAGAAAAGGGCAGCTTTATCTGGACTCTGTGCAGCAATACTTCTGGGATCTATTCTATTCATAA
- a CDS encoding winged helix-turn-helix domain-containing protein, protein MKSKPKFNPENKDKTPEDVSLAVKNFTLKGRIWIDGVDGTFIGFGRVVLLERIEQYGSISKAAKSMEMSYKHAWELVESMNNQGSKPLVIKTTGGKDGGGAQLTEYGKKVVELFWELNNNLKQFIEDNKELLKMLN, encoded by the coding sequence ATGAAAAGTAAACCAAAATTTAATCCTGAGAACAAAGATAAAACCCCCGAGGATGTGTCATTAGCTGTAAAAAATTTTACTCTAAAAGGTAGAATTTGGATAGATGGTGTTGACGGTACATTCATAGGTTTTGGGAGGGTTGTTCTGCTTGAGCGGATTGAACAGTATGGCTCTATTTCAAAGGCTGCCAAATCTATGGAGATGAGTTACAAACATGCATGGGAGCTTGTGGAGTCTATGAATAATCAGGGAAGTAAACCACTTGTCATAAAAACTACAGGTGGAAAAGATGGAGGGGGTGCCCAGCTTACGGAGTATGGGAAAAAGGTTGTGGAATTATTCTGGGAATTGAATAATAACCTAAAACAATTTATTGAAGATAATAAAGAATTACTTAAAATGTTAAATTGA